One part of the Rutidosis leptorrhynchoides isolate AG116_Rl617_1_P2 chromosome 1, CSIRO_AGI_Rlap_v1, whole genome shotgun sequence genome encodes these proteins:
- the LOC139846534 gene encoding uncharacterized protein yields MNFGYPDNENNVLLKLRDSTSVKVVKKGKNSQLRSKPIYTGQLEGFDRLLAKKTCAVNDDNYDPVNWWAAFGSSTPNLKKIAIRILSLTTSSSGCERSWSTFEGIHTKKRNRLETTKLNNLVYVQFNANMMLKNKRRKERNNKVFLTDDPSEALDWVNDYEAMVEGSARTRELYDEYFESDSEEVEIADEDEYESDGVEIIEQFGKDQEWDDDEDI; encoded by the exons ATGAACTTTGGATACCCag ATAATGAGAATAATGTATTGCTTAAATTAAGAGAT TCAACTTCGGTCAAAGTTGTTAAAAAGGGTAAAAACAGTCAACTTCGGTCAAAGCCGATATACACGGGTCAACTAGAGGGGTTTGATCGCTTACTTGCAAAGAAAACATGTGCGGTTAATGATGACAACTATGATCCag TGAATTGGTGGGCTGCTTTTGGTAGCTCAACTCCTAATTTGAAAAAGATTGCAATAAGGATACTTTCTTTGACCACTAGTTCATCTGGATGTGAAAGAAGTTGGAGCACATTTGAAGGG ATACATACCAAAAAGAGAAATAGGTTAGAAACAACAAAGTTGAACAATCTTGTGTATGTTCAATTTAATGCAAATATGATGCTGAAAAACAAAAGGCGAAAAGAGAGAAATAATAAAGTATTCCTAACGGATGATCCAAGTGAGGCTCTTGATTGGGTCAATGATTATGAGGCCATGGTTGAAGGAAGCGCTAGAACGAGAGAGCTTTATGACGAATATTTTGAGTCAGATAGTGAGGAGGTGGAAATAGCCGATGAAGATGAATATGAATCGGATGGAGTTGAAATCATTGAACAATTCGGAAAAGATCAAGAATGGGATGACGATGAAGATATTTAA